CAGGCGGTGGACAGACGCTGAAACTGGACTTCACGGGTCTCGGCACCGGGCTCGACGAAGGCCAGCAAGCGCTCGCCCTCGTTGGTCACGTCGTCGAGATCCGACTCTGACAAGGGGTCCAGGAGGCCAATCCGGAGGCTCGCGCGACCGGGCTGGCGGGCCATCCGCCACGTGGCTCGTGCAAACCCATCGATGAGAATCGTTCCGAAGCTGCCTACATACGCCGCGGCGAGCACCCGCCGGCGATCGTCGTCATCGATGATCCGGCTGCGGTCGTCGTGGGAAAGGACGACGTTGTCGTATTCGGGCAGGAAACGGACCGGAGCGGGCGTGTCCGGGTCGGGAATCGGTGCATCGGGCACGTCCCACAGCTCCCGTCCGGATTCGTCGCGAAAGGTACGTAGGCGGGGCCGAAGGCGCTCGATAACCTCGCGGATCCCGGACAGCCCACACCAGGTTCGAATATCGCCAACCGTGGCCGGACCGAACGCGGCCAGGTAGCGCAGGATCACCGGTTCCGGGGACGTATCGGTGGCCAGCGGGCGACCCAGCCATGCTTCGATCGTGGCCCACTTGGCCTGGCCAGCGCGTTTCCAGACGCCTCTCGGCGGAACCTGTGCCAGCGGCAGCAGGTACGTGACCGCCTGTGCCAGGGAGGCAGGATCGCGATCCGGCCACCGGGGCCCGAGAAGCGTTCGGAGCTCGGCGCGCGTCCTCGGCCGCTCCTCGATCATCGCCCGGCCGGCGGCCACCACGGCGTCCAGATCGACGCCAGCCAGGTTGCGCCCAAACGGGCTCTGCGAAGAGAACGTCCGGCGCAGGACCGGGCGCATGACGAGGTACAGCTCGAGTGCGTCACGGTCCGTGACCAGGTGGATGGTGGCGCGCATCAGCGGCGCCCGGAGCGCGCGACGCTCGGTGATCAGCAGGCCCAACTCCTCGGGATCGAAACCTTCGAGACGCGACCAGAGCGCGACATACGGATCGGCGGGAACCTGTGCCTGAAGCCCTACGAGATGCTCGATCACCTCCGGGACCGGACGCGTCTCGCGGCGAAGGAGCAGCTGGCGAGCCAGGAGGGCGCGATTCAGCGTCCGGCGATCGAGGGTGGCGGGGAGGGCAGATGGCGTCATGAGAATTGGCATCACTATGCTTGGTGCGTGGCGCTCGGGTCACGCGACGGCGGACAAGGTCACGCTCGACTGCACGTTTGGCCAGGAGCGAGCCGAGCCCTGAAAAACTCCGAACTGCATACTTCGAACCGCTATTTTGGTGAATGGGTGATCAATGTCGGCTGAGAACGAGACCGATCCCGCGGTCCCGCCAAGCG
The sequence above is drawn from the Chloroflexota bacterium genome and encodes:
- a CDS encoding winged helix DNA-binding domain-containing protein, whose translation is MPILMTPSALPATLDRRTLNRALLARQLLLRRETRPVPEVIEHLVGLQAQVPADPYVALWSRLEGFDPEELGLLITERRALRAPLMRATIHLVTDRDALELYLVMRPVLRRTFSSQSPFGRNLAGVDLDAVVAAGRAMIEERPRTRAELRTLLGPRWPDRDPASLAQAVTYLLPLAQVPPRGVWKRAGQAKWATIEAWLGRPLATDTSPEPVILRYLAAFGPATVGDIRTWCGLSGIREVIERLRPRLRTFRDESGRELWDVPDAPIPDPDTPAPVRFLPEYDNVVLSHDDRSRIIDDDDRRRVLAAAYVGSFGTILIDGFARATWRMARQPGRASLRIGLLDPLSESDLDDVTNEGERLLAFVEPGAETREVQFQRLSTA